Sequence from the Phaeodactylum tricornutum CCAP 1055/1 chromosome 20, whole genome shotgun sequence genome:
AcgaactttttcttcccATCTAATGGAGGACGCGCTCGGCTCTACTCGTTGCTCGGACTGTTGTTGTCCTTGTTCCAACGAAGTCAATTGCACAATAGCACTAGTGTAGGCATCCAGAGATGGATCGACTGCACTGAGATCCGCCAAATACGATGCCAACATGCCTTGGACCTGTTTCAAGGCTGGAACGGCGCGATCTGTTTTTTGTCGGGACAATGCTCGCAAGGCTTCGTCCACGGCATTCTTATCGATTCCACAGTAGGGCATGTTTTCCCGTTTAATTTTGAGTTCACCAAGTTTTGTCGTTTCTACATCCTTTTCGTAGGTAAAGAGGCGGGCGATGGCAACGGCAAGCCTCTTCCAGGCAGTCCCGAGTCTTTCCTCCTCGTCCAACAGTATTTGCAAGCGTTCTGTTGCGTGTAGAGCTATCTGTCGATAGTTTAAAATCAGGGTACGTTCGGCTTCGATACTTTCGGAATGAATGGCCATCGTTGAAGAGTATTTTGGTGACGCGACGGAGGATGCGTTATCGGCGAAGGAGTCCATGATATCCAGAGAAGGCGCGGATGATAAAGCGCGACTGGAGCAGTTCAAAACACTCAGGGGTAAGTTGGATGTTACCGACCTTGATGGCGATGAAAGCGTCGGGTCTGAGTGGTTGGGTTCCATCTCATTGACCCCACAGAAAGAGCCCAACGGGACCGCCGACCAAAAGCTTTGCAAAATGGATTCCGATTGGGGCTCGGCTGATCGTGAAGGTAAGGGTATGGCTGGACCATCAACGGTAGACAAGGATTGCAAGGGGCTGGCGGCGTGGTACAGAAACGTTTCCATACTTTCCGATTCCAAAATATTAATTTGCAAATTTTCTTCGTGGTCCGACAGTGGCACGGTGGAACCCGAATCGAAAGAAAGTCGCCATTCTCCATTTCCCCGGGTGCCGTTCAAAACGTCCGACAACCAGCTGCGGAGTGGTTCTGGTTCTACTGGCGTATGTGGGTCAACGACGGCTTGTCCCAGTTTCAGATTCAATAGCGGAATGAGCAGAGCGCCGTGATATTCGTTCCGTAAGGACGCTTCGAGCCAGGCAAAATCGGACAAGTCTCGCCAGGTAAAGGCCGTGGTGAAGGACTGGGCGGTCTGACATTCACTGGGTTCAGGCTCGGCTGACGATTGAACCAGATTCCGCCGTTGCACCAGCACTCGATATTTCCAAACCACTTCGTCCCATTCAGCCGGTGACACTTCAACGACCCACGGATTGGTGGAATGAAAGGGATACTTTCCAAATTCTCGACAGAGAAGGGCTTTGACCGGATCGAGGGATTGCTTGGTGGCAGACGAAGTGTACTGTTGGTCGGTTGTGCGAGGCGCAGAGCACGAGGCAACGTGGGAGGGGGATCGCGGCGTCGGGGAGGAGAGTTTGTGCAACGGCTGCTGGACGGAAGCATCGCCCCACGATGCGTGCGATTCACCAgtcaacgaaaaggatgCGTCTAACGTATCCGCGGACGTTGTCGCTACGGCTTGACTGGAAGTGTCGTCCGTTTTCTCGTCGGCAAAAACGTCCGTGTGTGTGGACGTGACGTCCTCGAGAGCGGCGTCGTCTGCATCCCCGTGTGCAGGGGGATCAACCGCACGGGGGTTGTGCCACAGAAGCGCCGGAAAGGGTCTATTCTTTTTGGAGGAATCTTTGACATTCGGCGCCAGTACGTGTCGCTGAGGATGATGCTGTGCCGTGCTAATACTACCTTTTCGGTTGTGCGGTCGATTCGAATGAGTGTTACTGTTGGGGCTGTTGATCGTTGGCGTTGCGACAGAGCCAGTATTCTCGGCCCCTCTCGACGAGGCCAATGCAGGCAACCGCCGCACGTCTAACGTACGTTTTGCGGCTGGTTGCGATTGCGTCGTCCGAGTTGAGGAAATTTCCGCAgccttgttggccttgcctCCAAACAAGCGTCGCAAACCACCAGCGCCGTTACGTTTCTTGTTGGCCCAGGAACTACTGGTACTATTGCTGCCATCGTCGTTGTGATTTTTGTCGCGGTGCTGGGGTATGTTACGGGACTGCGACGCCTCCGTCAGCGCCAACAGCGGCGTTTCGTCCCGCGGGGCACGGCGACTCGCCGCTTGGCTTTTCTTGACGGGCATGTAGGGGACTTAGGGAAACGGTCCAATGCGCGGCAGCTGTCGGTCAAATGTAGCGGATTGTCAAGATATTATTCGCTTCGGGAAGTCCCTTTTGCAATGGACAGTGGTGGATTGAAAGCGCCTGTAGTGTGCGTTCGGGTAGTGAaggctgacagtgaaagtgGTTAAAGGAATGACAGGGAGTAGTTAGTTGTCTGTGTGGACCGAGAACGATCGCAGCGCCGCGCACCGCTGCGTTCAAACTTCCGTAGCGAGCGGTCGATTTCGAAAAAAAAGGAATACCGGTAGGAATGGAAACGTGTTCTTTCCTTGCGGAGGGTCGTTCCCCTTGGCGAAGTGTTACCCGTTTGACGATAGACAGACGCGTATATACAGTAACGGGCGAGAGAGGGTTGCTCCAAGGTATTACTACGATATAACGGTGAGATATAAAAACTTATTAAACATGGCACGCCTGTCGACAACCGATTTGGAAGTATAGATGCTCCCGAATTTAGAATCTTGACAGTGCACAAAACGGAAAAATCTGAATTTGGTAGTGAGGAATACCATAGGCCTCTGTTGCAGCTCAGAACCAGATCTCGGGGTCTGCGCTCGTCGgactctgacagtgaatccgGTCCGTAAACCCATCCAGTATCGAAACACACGACGTACGATAGTCAATGGAACGAAAGGTACGGTACCGGTAGAGGTTGTTGATCCTGACAGGTATCCCACCCCTGCGGAGAGAGGGATTCGTGTGTTTCACGTGGCTCGTTACTCCGTGCATTCTCTTTTCGTTGTCCTCCATCACATTGCCACAGTCAAGGACAACAGCCTCGACCATTCTCCTTTAGGATAGTGTTGCTTCGACAAGTCGGAGGTTCACCACATCGGCCCGCCTTTACTTGGACActcctcactgtcacacCCTGTACCCGTCACGTCcaaacaaacacacacacacactatGAGCGGGGTACTGCGAACgctactcacagtcacacgaCGGACTGTTCCGACACGCGTTACTCGTCGATGCTGGTCCGCTAACTCGTCCCCTTCGTCGTCGCACCCTCCCTCGGTCACGTCCGACTACCGTTCCTTGCAATATCCGCTCGCGACGGAACCACCCACCATCCTGCGTACCAAGGCAACCGACGTGGCCACGACAACGACCCAgacgtcgtcctcgtcgttcgATCCCACCGGGACCGACCCCTTTGACGACGCGCACGCGTTCTCGTACGAACAAGTGGACGATATTCGTCGGGGACAAAAGCAAACCCTTTCGACGACCCTCTCGCCCAAAACGATACCCATTGCTCCCACCATACCCTCGCACGTTCCCCCCAACGTCCCCGCCGCCGAACTCGCCACACCCGAAACTCTCCTCACCACACTCGATAACGGCATACGGGTCGTGTCGCAGGAAACATACGGACAAGTCAGTACCGTCGGGGCCGTCGCACAAGTCGGTAGTCGCTTCGAACTGCCTTACGAAACCGGCACCTGCAATCTCCTCGAAGTCCTCGGATTCTCCTCCACCGCGCAGCTCTCCGGCCTCGAAATCACCAACTGCCTGCAAGACTGGGGCGGCACGCCTTTTGTTAATCTCAATCGGGAGCAGTCCCTGCATTGTATCGATTTACTCCGACCCAACGTGGAAAAAGCCGTCGCCTTGTTGGCGCAGGCGTTGCTGGAACCGCAATTTCGTgccgaagaaattgaagacgCCAAACGAGCACTCGAATTTCAAGCCCTCGATATGCCTCCGGAGCTCTTGCTCGGAGAGGGCCTGCAAGTAGCCGCGTACGGAGAATCGCAACAGTTGGGACAAGCCCACTTTCCGGCATCGACGGAATCGCTCAATAATTTGTCACCGGAAACGGTCGCCAACTTTTGGAGTCGTCAGTTACTCCACAATACTCCCGGAATCGTATTGGCCGGTGCCGGAGTCCGACACGACAAATTAGTGGAATACGCCGACCGATTTTTTGGTCACATGCCCGGACCAACATCCAGCGCCAGCACGACACCATCGCCTCAGGTTGCCATTACACGTTCGACCTACCGCGGTGGACAGGTCCGTATACACCGCCCGTACAACCCGCAACTTGAAGACAAAGATCTTGTACGCATTGCATTGGCTCTACACGTCGACGACGGTTGGCACGGGGACGACTTGGTTGGCGTCTGCGTCCTCCAAACCCTCCTCGGCGGTGGCAATTCCTTTTCCGCCGGTGGCCCCGGCAAGGGCATGTACAGTCGCCTCTACCGACAGGTACTGAATCGGTATAATTGGGCCGAATCGGCCGAAGCCTTTACGGTCTTTTACGAAGAAGCGGGACTCTGGGGAATCAGTGGTTCCACACATCCCGGTCGCGCGCGAGAAATGACCAAAGTCCTGGCCGAGCACGTACTGCGACTAGCCAGCACACCCGTGACGGACGAAGAATTGTCCCGCGCCCGGAAAATGCTCAAAAACAACGTCTTGACGCAACTCGAATCGCGGTTGGTTCTATTCGAAGATATGGGACGGCAGATACTGACGTACAACAGCCGGCAAGACATGCACCAAGTTTGCGCCAAGATTGATGCCGTGACGGCGGATGATCTGGTCCGGATTGCGCAAAATTCGTTGCGTCACCCACCGACGCTGGCCAGCGTAGGAAGCAACCTTGCCTACGTACCGCAACAATCCGAAGTGTCGGAGTGGTTTCCTTAAACCGTCTTTTGTCACATTCTGGCTTGCGCAGGAAAGTAGGCCTTTTTCAATTCAATTTACTATAGACACAAGACGATGATTTTTGTGTTCTTACAAACCGCTTTATTGTAAAGAAAGTCAACTGGGTTCAACCACCATCAGATGGAAGTACACGCTAGAGAAAGGAAGAGGTCGCCACCTCTACGAAACAGCTCTGGTGTGTGTGCTGGTACCTGTAGGAATTGCCGATACCTGACCCACTCCAGCATTTGCACAGAAACGTACGCCGCCAACGAACACAACCATACATGAGATCGGATGAACGTCTCTCTTTTATTGTTCAGAGATGCAAAAGCTAGCATTTACCCTCGCATGTATTTGCAATTAGTATAACTAGCTTAAAGGAGGCTGCAGGGCCCACAGTGGCAGCCCTAATTGCTTAGGTTGCCAATCGCTCGACTGTGTAGGGGAACTTATGTCGACTTTGACTCGTTTCCGTGGCGCGTCACTACCGCAATCGTGATTGTCTTCCACCTTTTCTGGGTCAGTTCGGTCTGGATGAAATGATGGTGCGGTCCATTGACGTATATTGATTTCTAATTCTGTTGCAATGTGCGTGGAAACGGCAAGTTGAAAACAATCCTGAATAACACTTTCCGTCCAAATTAAATCGGTGGATGGTGCCAATTGTAAGCCCGACGCTTTCGACGATGACACGGTTACGGGTCGACGAAACAGCACGCCTTCTTCGCTGTCATCCTCATCCGAAGAAGCGTGCGCATGGGCCTCATTCATTATTGCTACAGGAGCGGAAACTACAGAAATATGGGAAGCTCCATGAACCTGTTTCGATCTATCCAATGAGATGGTCACTGCCAAGCTATGGGTGGTGTGTCGCGTGGTTTGACGGTCAGTAAcgtgtccgtacttcggactAAGAGCATACGTTAGAGGCGCACGTCTGACTGACGTGGAGAGAGAAACTATTTACAATCATGAGATTCAAGACAAACATTTAGGATAACAATATTGAACGTGAAGAAGCAAGATATGTTCAATGTGGGAATgaatcagcaagaaagaaagaataAATTGGTGGAAGTTAATTGTGCAAAATCACTTTAGAGGACAGCAGCTAATGCTCACTAATTTTATTTTAGTCACTTGTAAAGAGAAGTTTACAAGGAATAGACCAACTGTTATTCTACGGGGAATAAACAGAGAGAGAGGTCAAGATTTCAACACGTTTGATCAAACAAACATTGATCTTGATATTCGTTGAGAATGAGTACTTTCGACGCAGAGTCAAAGTGGGAAGGTGAGTCCATAAGTGTTTTCCCATTCACCggaaaggacaagaaagtATGGCGAGCCTGGAGTTGTAAAACGTTGGCTGTTGGAAAACAGAAGAGATGGGAGAAGGCATTGACGCATGATCTGAATATTGAAGAAATTCAGAAGAAAGAAGAGAAACTGAGTAACGAAGAAAGGAAGGCGCTGTCAATGAACGACGCAGCATGCTGTGGGCATGCCAAGACAGGGCATTTAACATTGTTGACAAAGTGAAGGACAATGTGGCATTCAAAGCCTGGcagatgttgaagaagaaatacGAAGTGAAGGAGGTTGATGCACACATTCAGCTGCAGGAAAAGTTTCAGGAATGCAAGATGGAGTCGGATAAAGATGACCCAACAATTTTTATTGAAGAGCTTGCAGTTATCAATGGATACATGGGAGCCATGCAGGATAAGTATGAGAAGGATGATGTGGAAATGATATTGCATATCTTCTCAAAGTTGCCGGGTTTGTACTTGGAGTTCATAACAAGACAGAAAGCAAAAGGCATTCAGAATACATCAGGTTAGGACATTAAAGATGGTCTCAaggagttttggaaaagaacaaTTAAGACATCAACAAAAACGTCAGTGACAGAAGAGAAAGCTCTATTGGGTTCAGACGGAAAGCCAAAAGGAAATAGAGGAGGTCAATTTACAGGTACATGCAATTATTGTGGAAAGCCAGGACATATGTCACaggtcaagtatctcctggcttctgaagacagcacgaggtgatcaagacttgtctggcttctaacaaagagatacgaactaacgaatatggttttcacacaattgttgttaagatttataaactctaaactaaagagctaatctgttcactttccatttggccccacaatctgccaagcgccattgtggtccgtttcactattctccacggtcttatacacggcaccgtgggcacattcatcatagttaccatgctccttagcacggcaacgatcgagtcccgaaacagtcacatcatgtttctgaatactcatctgggattgcgcctgtccaaaaccatccgtgtcaGGATTtgtgaccaaacacacaagattagtttcgacaggctcgccttgggtgccacgacccaagtagtgcgcgccatcgcgcgaaccggtactcaaaactgccattccagttgacaaCATAAGGCAATTGACACCTTCATAAGGAAGAAGAGACAGGGAGAGTACAGTGAAAACAGAAACAACAATGGAAACACCAATAGTAGAGGCAGAAACAAGTTTGATATTAAGTGTTTTCGATGTAAGAAGAAGGGACACAAGTCATACAAGTGTCCAGAAAAGCATCCAGTAACAAGTTTATTTGTTGGACAAGTTGACAatgttacggagtactaccaaagcacaaccgaggacggatcgctgttatgacagtgtgtggtaaacaaaggtgggcgttatgacgaacgacctgcgatacacctaagcaagcttagggactgtaaaactcactcgctgacgacgctccccacgggttagacagcggatgcaaggacctatgctataatgcaatatttggatcaaagaatttctaaaacaatgagtggaaaattacatgctacaaactagtcaatctgttgttcagtccagtgaacaatcccacaaagtgccagcgcatcattgatcttccacaacttccataatctcaatagacaatctttctcccacatgtatatatacctccagaactatgagtcccatgcacaacacctatggtgagtagctgttcttcttcagtcccaccatgtgtcttgtgatagcccctttattgcttcaatcgtattttcgatgttccaattatatcccagtccattttggtcgtgtaaaccgacaagtggagactaagcacatgcggctccggaaacatagcaattgtacaaacgctttgattattgtgagtccacgtggccacggaacaaggctttggtatcatttctgtgcgtgcctccttaactccatgtgcatagttttgactcacacttgagacatccgtgtttagtgaataatttccacaagacatgtcgcaaggaggtaaaccacaacagggtaactcaaatacggtatatttgcgcaataaggccgacacaaactccatatgggacgcgtaaccgctgcgtccatcggattggctcacacttacactttccttaccaagtgggagctgtccgagggacatgccgcaaggtagcgTACCGTAACAGACAATCCCAATGAGCAACTTGGATGGGAGTTCATAGGCATTGCAGCCAAGAACTCCTaaagatcaaaagcaaagagGAAAACAATTACAAGAGCAAAGTTGGAATTAAGGAAACAAAAGAGGAAGCAAAAATTTATGAAAAGGCAACAAATATTTTGGTGCGTCCAAATGTTACGACCAATGATGAAATCTCAATGATGGACAGTGGAGCATCAGGACATACTTTCAGAAATGTTGAAGGAATATATTACATCAAAAGTCCTATGATCAAGAAcattgttgttggcaatgGTGTGACTTTCCAAGGACTACCTATGCAATCCAAGGTCATAAACTGACAATAAACTGAACTAGTTAACTGTGAGATGCtttcatttacattagacAAATATCCAAAAGGTGTCGTTTTTGCTTGCTCATCTGTTCTCTATGTAAAGACGGCCTTTGCTACTTTGCTTTGTTCTATCCTTAGTCATTGCATAAAGAGACCAGCAAAAGGAATGAGTCCAAGCGGGCCATTTATGGATTGACTCTCGGCTAGGCGGCTGCGTTGAGTTTGGTGGGCATCTGTCAAACATAATATTGTTTTTGGTGTCCGTTTGTATGTTCTGTCACTTGTGGCCATAATATTGCCAAGGTGTTCACCAAATTATGATGCAGGGTGCCATGGATTTTCAATTTTGCAAGTCATGCTGGTGCGGCACGCGACTGGGTACCCGTGGTCAGCGGGGATCAACAAGAGATGCTTGATGCTGAAATTTCGCTTTCTACTTGGGGTCGCCTATATGGACTGCCATTTCAGTGGCTTATTATGCTCATAACTTGTCATAACGAGAGCGATGAAGCATTCGACCGATGAGAAAACCAGCTACAATATTTACCTTTACTATACCAATCGCCTTTGGGAGTTTACATCAGGCGTAACAACGGATTGCTTTCACGTTGTGGAGACTTCAAAAATTTGCGACTAG
This genomic interval carries:
- a CDS encoding predicted protein; amino-acid sequence: MPVKKSQAASRRAPRDETPLLALTEASQSRNIPQHRDKNHNDDGSNSTSSSWANKKRNGAGGLRRLFGGKANKAAEISSTRTTQSQPAAKRTLDVRRLPALASSRGAENTGSVATPTINSPNSNTHSNRPHNRKGSISTAQHHPQRHVLAPNVKDSSKKNRPFPALLWHNPRAVDPPAHGDADDAALEDVTSTHTDVFADEKTDDTSSQAVATTSADTLDASFSLTGESHASWGDASVQQPLHKLSSPTPRSPSHVASCSAPRTTDQQYTSSATKQSLDPVKALLCREFGKYPFHSTNPWVVEVSPAEWDEVVWKYRVLVQRRNLVQSSAEPEPSECQTAQSFTTAFTWRDLSDFAWLEASLRNEYHGALLIPLLNLKLGQAVVDPHTPVEPEPLRSWLSDVLNGTRGNGEWRLSFDSGSTVPLSDHEENLQINILESESMETFLYHAASPLQSLSTVDGPAIPLPSRSAEPQSESILQSFWSAVPLGSFCGVNEMEPNHSDPTLSSPSRSVTSNLPLSVLNCSSRALSSAPSLDIMDSFADNASSVASPKYSSTMAIHSESIEAERTLILNYRQIALHATERLQILLDEEERLGTAWKRLAVAIARLFTYEKDVETTKLGELKIKRENMPYCGIDKNAVDEALRALSRQKTDRAVPALKQVQGMLASYLADLSAVDPSLDAYTSAIVQLTSLEQGQQQSEQRVEPSASSIRWEEKVRLKVDDVKRQAMRSLHTSTAPTSPKPRMDHPTETVFQRRAQQVKLQGDERVLRYTLTTFCQATPLRTARMAWRYWNTEATQCALLNSAAISLRSTCNNVSKDAVLDMTSRHKMQEKEDNKNELNLLHRLLNIGVNSRKFPRQRDGDSLIDGGCRIEDEDDPREVKKDIRRVQALRIAGGRLGKWNAELALAIIEAVGVDDPNIRVEETTKDLRLIRKYAIGLRENLNRCVEAVELLKESMTGAKPVQGNAVEGNGGLRESRDAFLTEISKLFSGSFVDIENVAKSSSPSIALLSRLSVDTSDPLNWKACFQAESIGPKHDLMGDRVGDFALAYAKLKDSQTDRLLMILSDLLHDYYERVEIVESFVYMECVGIQLEKYFSQKRTQTLTMFEKRTDITSAINVATRKQLPQLAKDLREKLDVLGKEVTHTAVMETKEAHLLSKSLKVELHELALRRLIRAREASTELVISLIINWAKENESSAAMELRTLGNAMAALEKAVGNGDIVLPGHLSARRSTPGTS
- a CDS encoding predicted protein encodes the protein LDNGIRVVSQETYGQVSTVGAVAQVGSRFELPYETGTCNLLEVLGFSSTAQLSGLEITNCLQDWGGTPFVNLNREQSLHCIDLLRPNVEKAVALLAQALLEPQFRAEEIEDAKRALEFQALDMPPELLLGEGLQVAAYGESQQLGQAHFPASTESLNNLSPETVANFWSRQLLHNTPGIVLAGAGVRHDKLVEYADRFFGHMPGPTSSASTTPSPQVAITRSTYRGGQVRIHRPYNPQLEDKDLVRIALALHVDDGWHGDDLVGVCVLQTLLGGGNSFSAGGPGKGMYSRLYRQVLNRYNWAESAEAFTVFYEEAGLWGISGSTHPGRAREMTKVLAEHVLRLASTPVTDEELSRARKMLKNNVLTQLESRLVLFEDMGRQILTYNSRQDMHQVCAKIDAVTADDLVRIAQNSLRHPPTLASVGSNLAYVPQQSEVSEWFP
- a CDS encoding predicted protein, producing MLWACQDRAFNIVDKVKDNVAFKAWQMLKKKYEVKEVDAHIQLQEKFQECKMESDKDDPTIFIEELAVINGYMGAMQDKYEKDDVEMILHIFSKLPGLYLEFITRQKAKGIQNTSG